Proteins from one Fragaria vesca subsp. vesca linkage group LG6, FraVesHawaii_1.0, whole genome shotgun sequence genomic window:
- the LOC101308206 gene encoding L-type lectin-domain containing receptor kinase VIII.1-like yields the protein MSQRIRFVISTLLLVYLRFCNLVITSAVTEFDFGTLTLSSLKLLGDAHLNNGSVRLTRDLAVPNSGAGRVLYSKPVRFKQPSTPFPASFSTFFSFSVSNLNPSSIGGGLAFIISPDDEIVGDAGGFMGLMRVDDSGSGSGPGFVAVEFDTLMDVEFKDINGNHVGLDLNSMVSSQVGDLAAADIDLKSGDLVNCWIEFDGSGRVFNISVSYSNLKPSDPLLSFPLDLDQYVNDFMYVGFSGSTQGSTEVHSVEWWSFSSSFDSTPSTGSAATPPPPTTTLMNPTANSVKSPPPSLPPTGSASASSTSTTQKNSKSSSCHNQLCKQGPGAVAGVVTAGAFVLALFAGVLIWVYNKKIRHVKKSESSFASDVIKMPKEFSYRELKAATKCFNANRVIGHGAFGIVYKGILSETGDIVAVKRCSHSTQGKNEFLSELSIIGTLRHRNLVRLQGWCHEKGEILLVYDLMPNGSLDKALFEARMPLPWPHRRKILLGVAAALTYLHQECENQVIHRDVKTSNIMLDEGFNARLGDFGLARQIEHDKSPDATVAAGTMGYLAPEYLLTGRATEKTDVFSYGAVVLEVASGRRPIEREVSGVGKAGACSNLVDWVWSLHRDGRLLTAADPRLEGQFDEAEMRKVLLIGLACSHPDPNVRPTMRIVVQMLVGEAEVPIVPRTKPTTTFSTSHLLLSLQDSVSDCNGMITISTSSSENSFNGRRGDDHIV from the coding sequence ATGTCCCAACGCATTCGCTTCGTCATCTCTACTCTACTACTTGTCTACCTTCGCTTCTGCAACCTTGTCATCACGTCAGCCGTGACGGAGTTCGACTTCGGGACCCTGACTCTGAGCAGCCTCAAGCTTCTGGGCGACGCCCACTTGAACAATGGCAGCGTGCGTCTCACTCGCGACCTCGCCGTACCCAACTCCGGCGCCGGCAGAGTCCTCTACTCGAAGCCCGTCCGCTTCAAGCAACCCTCCACTCCTTTTCCGGCGAGCTTCTCCACATTCTTCTCGTTCTCCGTCAGCAACTTGAACCCCTCCTCGATCGGCGGCGGGCTGGCTTTTATCATCTCGCCGGACGATGAGATAGTCGGAGATGCTGGTGGGTTTATGGGGCTAATGAGAGTGGATGATTCGGGTTCGGGTTCGGGTCCGGGTTTCGTGGCGGTGGAGTTCGATACGCTGATGGACGTGGAGTTCAAGGACATTAATGGCAACCACGTGGGCCTGGATCTCAACTCCATGGTTTCTTCACAGGTCGGCGATCTCGCCGCCGCCGATATCGATCTTAAGAGCGGGGACCTCGTGAACTGCTGGATCGAGTTCGACGGGTCGGGTCGGGTCTTCAACATATCCGTTTCGTATTCGAATCTCAAACCCAGTGACCCGCTCCTCTCCTTCCCTCTCGATCTTGATCAGTACGTCAACGACTTCATGTATGTCGGCTTTTCCGGGTCAACCCAGGGAAGCACCGAAGTCCACAGCGTCGAGTGGTGGAGCTTTAGCTCGTCTTTCGATTCAACTCCCTCAACAGGGTCAGCAGCAACACCGCCGCCTCCGACGACTACTCTGATGAACCCGACCGCCAACTCAGTCAAATCTCCGCCGCCTTCTTTGCCTCCAACTGGGTCTGCTTCAGCTTCTAGTACTAGTACTACTCAGAAGAACAGTAAGTCTTCTTCTTGCCATAACCAGCTTTGCAAGCAAGGTCCGGGAGCTGTTGCTGGAGTTGTCACAGCTGGGGCTTTTGTCTTGGCTCTGTTTGCCGGGGTTTTGATTTGGGTTTACAACAAGAAGATTAGACATGTTAAGAAATCGGAGTCTAGCTTTGCTTCGGATGTGATCAAAATGCCTAAGGAGTTCAGTTATAGGGAGCTCAAGGCAGCTACCAAGTGCTTCAATGCGAATCGGGTTATCGGGCATGGTGCATTTGGGATTGTTTACAAGGGGATATTATCAGAGACGGGTGACATTGTTGCGGTGAAGAGATGTAGTCATAGCACTCAAGGGAAGAATGAGTTTTTGTCGGAATTGTCTATAATTGGAACTCTTAGGCATCGGAATCTTGTTAGGCTTCAAGGTTGGTGCCATGAGAAAGGTGAGATATTGTTAGTTTATGACTTGATGCCTAATGGTAGTCTTGACAAGGCATTGTTTGAAGCAAGAATGCCATTGCCCTGGCCTCATAGGCGAAAAATTCTTTTAGGGGTTGCGGCGGCATTGACCTATTTGCATCAAGAATGTGAGAATCAGGTGATCCATAGGGATGTTAAGACCAGCAACATTATGCTTGATGAAGGGTTCAATGCGCGGTTAGGTGATTTCGGGTTGGCAAGGCAAATTGAGCACGATAAGTCACCAGACGCCACGGTGGCAGCCGGGACAATGGGGTATTTGGCGCCGGAGTATTTATTAACAGGAAGAGCTACCGAGAAGACCGATGTGTTTAGCTATGGAGCTGTGGTGCTTGAGGTGGCTAGTGGGAGGAGACCTATTGAGAGGGAAGTGAGTGGAGTAGGGAAAGCGGGTGCTTGTAGCAATTTGGTAGACTGGGTTTGGAGCTTGCACAGAGATGGAAGGCTGCTAACGGCAGCTGATCCAAGGCTAGAGGGTCAATTCGATGAAGCTGAAATGAGGAAAGTGCTACTGATCGGACTCGCTTGCTCCCACCCTGACCCTAATGTTAGACCTACAATGAGAATTGTGGTGCAAATGCTAGTGGGTGAAGCCGAAGTCCCAATAGTCCCAAGAACAAAACCCACCACAACTTTTAGCACTTCACATCTCTTATTGAGCTTGCAGGACAGTGTTTCTGATTGCAATGGCATGATCACCATCTCCACCTCCTCCTCCGAAAACAGCTTCAACGGTCGCCGCGGTGATGATCATATCGTCTGA
- the LOC101304986 gene encoding peroxidase 21-like yields MASYNYKEHSLVSSFVITLFLLVLQFQVGTSELQQNYYSQSCPKAEEIIKQEVTNLYNEHGNTAVSWIRNLFHDCIVEGCDASLLLEAADGIESEKASDRSFGMRNFKYVNTIKEALEKECPLTVSCADVVTLSARDGIVMLGGPRIEMKTGRRDSKESHAKVVDESIPNHNDSISSVLSRFQSIGIDTEGTVALLGAHSVGRVHCVNLVHRLYPAVDPTLDPDHAAYLKNRCPTPNPDPKAVEYSRFDLKTPMILDNMYYKNVLNHKGLLIIDQQLSSDADTLPFVEKMASDNGYFYEQISRAIVLLSENNPLTGDQGEIRKDCRYVNDMLVI; encoded by the exons ATGGCTTCCTATAACTATAAGGAGCACTCTTTGGTTTCAAGCTTCGTGATCACGTTATTTCTGTTGGTCTTGCAATTTCAAGTTG GTACAAGTGAGCTGCAACAGAACTATTATTCCCAGAGTTGCCCTAAAGCTGAAGAAATCATCAAGCAAGAGGTCACAAACCTATACAATGAACATGGAAATACCGCCGTCTCCTGGATCAGAAATCTCTTCCACGATTGCATTGTTGAG GGATGTGATGCGTCTCTGCTGTTAGAGGCGGCAGACGGCATCGAGTCAGAAAAGGCGTCGGATCGGAGCTTTGGGATGAGAAATTTTAAGTACGTGAACACCATCAAAGAGGCCCTAGAGAAGGAATGCCCTCTTACAGTTTCTTGTGCTGATGTTGTTACTCTTTCTGCAAGAGATGGCATTGTCATG TTAGGAGGGCCTCGGATTGAAATGAAGACGGGAAGGAGAGACAGCAAGGAGAGTCATGCAAAAGTGGTGGATGAGTCTATTCCTAATCACAATGATTCCATCTCCTCAGTGCTCTCTCGATTTCAATCGATTGGCATCGATACTGAAGGAACAGTTGCCCTTTTAG GAGCTCACTCCGTGGGTAGAGTTCACTGTGTGAACCTTGTGCACAGACTCTACCCTGCTGTTGATCCAACCTTGGATCCCGACCATGCTGCGTACCTCAAAAATCGGTGCCCGACTCCAAATCCTGACCCAAAAGCAGTCGAGTATTCAAGATTCGACCTCAAAACACCAATGATTCTGGATAACATGTACTACAAGAACGTCTTGAACCACAAGGGTTTGCTCATAATTGATCAGCAACTGAGTTCTGACGCAGATACGTTGCCTTTTGTGGAGAAGATGGCTTCCGATAACGGATACTTCTACGAACAGATTTCAAGAGCTATAGTTCTTCTGTCCGAGAACAATCCACTTACCGGAGACCAAGGAGAGATCAGAAAGGATTGCCGCTATGTGAACGACATGTTAGTCATATGA